A single Pristis pectinata isolate sPriPec2 chromosome 6, sPriPec2.1.pri, whole genome shotgun sequence DNA region contains:
- the LOC127571561 gene encoding E3 ubiquitin-protein ligase RNF183 isoform X1 yields MLFVAKLIHVMAEAEASLPTADATTPYEEYECKICYNYFDLDRRAPKILECLHTFCEECLTTLHVREDRPWRIACPICRHRTAVPDYRIHNLPNNTKVTEAFPLYVGTDPLPQDALPPTPQLHRFNQQRQHQQQHQQQQQRSSPALPPEIATPSAAASSRQSPGPSAPYESCQNCKRAALTAGCVCVVFSFLSMVVLLFTGLIFVNHYNISPSPVGPICLSVASILALFSVVVTWVICWLKYRPDTNGPGNNRASASSAPRRNT; encoded by the exons ATGCTATTTGTGGCAAAACTGATCC ATGTCATGGCAGAGGCGGAGGCAAGTCTACCGACAGCGGATGCAACAACCCCGTACGAGGAATACGAGTGTAAGATCTGCTACAATTACTTCGACCTGGATCGAAGAGCGCCCAAGATCCTGGAGTGTCTGCACACGTTCTGCGAGGAGTGTTTGACCACACTTCACGTCAGGGAGGACCGGCCATGGAGAATCGCCTGCCCTATCTGCCGGCACAGGACAGCCGTGCCTGACTACAGGATCCACAACCTGCCCAATAACACCAAGGTCACCGAGGCTTTCCCTCTCTACGTGGGGACCGATCCGCTGCCCCAGGACGCGCTGCCTCCGACGCCCCAGTTGCACCGGTTCAACCAGCAGCGACAGCATCAACAGCAgcatcaacagcagcagcagcgcTCCAGCCCTGCTCTGCCGCCCGAGATCGCGACCCCCTCGGCGGCAGCAAGCAGCCGCCAGTCCCCGGGACCCTCGGCGCCCTATGAGAGCTGTCAGAATTGTAAGAGGGCCGCCCTGACCGCTGGCTGCGTCTGCGTCGTCTTCTCCTTCCTCTCTATGGTGGTGCTGCTCTTCACCGGCCTGATCTTCGTCAATCACTACAACATCTCGCCCTCGCCCGTCGGCCCCATCTGTCTGTCGGTGGCCAGCATCCTGGCCTTGTTCTCTGTGGTTGTCACATGGGTGATCTGTTGGCTCAAATATCGGCCCGACACCAACGGGCCAGGAAATAACAGGGCGTCCGCTTCCTCTGCACCCAGGAGAAACACTTAG
- the LOC127571561 gene encoding E3 ubiquitin-protein ligase RNF183 isoform X2: MAEAEASLPTADATTPYEEYECKICYNYFDLDRRAPKILECLHTFCEECLTTLHVREDRPWRIACPICRHRTAVPDYRIHNLPNNTKVTEAFPLYVGTDPLPQDALPPTPQLHRFNQQRQHQQQHQQQQQRSSPALPPEIATPSAAASSRQSPGPSAPYESCQNCKRAALTAGCVCVVFSFLSMVVLLFTGLIFVNHYNISPSPVGPICLSVASILALFSVVVTWVICWLKYRPDTNGPGNNRASASSAPRRNT, encoded by the coding sequence ATGGCAGAGGCGGAGGCAAGTCTACCGACAGCGGATGCAACAACCCCGTACGAGGAATACGAGTGTAAGATCTGCTACAATTACTTCGACCTGGATCGAAGAGCGCCCAAGATCCTGGAGTGTCTGCACACGTTCTGCGAGGAGTGTTTGACCACACTTCACGTCAGGGAGGACCGGCCATGGAGAATCGCCTGCCCTATCTGCCGGCACAGGACAGCCGTGCCTGACTACAGGATCCACAACCTGCCCAATAACACCAAGGTCACCGAGGCTTTCCCTCTCTACGTGGGGACCGATCCGCTGCCCCAGGACGCGCTGCCTCCGACGCCCCAGTTGCACCGGTTCAACCAGCAGCGACAGCATCAACAGCAgcatcaacagcagcagcagcgcTCCAGCCCTGCTCTGCCGCCCGAGATCGCGACCCCCTCGGCGGCAGCAAGCAGCCGCCAGTCCCCGGGACCCTCGGCGCCCTATGAGAGCTGTCAGAATTGTAAGAGGGCCGCCCTGACCGCTGGCTGCGTCTGCGTCGTCTTCTCCTTCCTCTCTATGGTGGTGCTGCTCTTCACCGGCCTGATCTTCGTCAATCACTACAACATCTCGCCCTCGCCCGTCGGCCCCATCTGTCTGTCGGTGGCCAGCATCCTGGCCTTGTTCTCTGTGGTTGTCACATGGGTGATCTGTTGGCTCAAATATCGGCCCGACACCAACGGGCCAGGAAATAACAGGGCGTCCGCTTCCTCTGCACCCAGGAGAAACACTTAG